The Daphnia magna isolate NIES linkage group LG3, ASM2063170v1.1, whole genome shotgun sequence genomic interval CTACACCATATTATTGCAAAACTGGCACTTCCCGCCATATTATTCACAGCCCAGTATCAGCTGACGGCTGCAGAAGTAATTCGCGAAGCATTCGAAATTTTGGATGACCTGCATCCGGTGCGTAGCCGAAAATTGCACTTTCCGTTGTAGTCAAGTTAGCACCCATTCGTTCAATGGCTTTCAATGCATATTTCCTGACATAATAATTAGAAAATTACATTCCCAATGCCATTGCACAAGCAATAATTCtaaaaacaataacaatacTTAAACCAATGAGTTCATACCTGTCCACCATAGTACGAGATGAGCAAGCATCCACAACAACATGAACATTAAAGCCCTGATCAATCAAATCAATTGCAGTGTGACGGATGCAAGCATGCGTCTCAATCCCACAAAGAACAACTGTGTTGACCTGACAAGAAAACATGATTTAAAATGAGAAAAGCAAACCTGAAGATTGAACATTACATGCTTAAGTTCACCCTTTAGGTGGTTCATCAACTCAGGAGTCATCATCGAGAACTGgagtttttcaaatttgtctTTAGAATACTCGGTAATATTTAGTTCTGGCACAGTATGCCCTAAACCTTAAGTGCAATTTTGTGTGGCTTCATGtgaataacggtcatcgtatcGGCTAACGAAAGATCTATGGTACCTTTTGGATATTGTTCAGTGTAAACCACCGGAATATCCATGATTTTGGCAGACTCTAAAAGTTTCTTGCTGTTGGCAACAATTTGTGGAAAATATTTGATGCCACTTGCAAATTTTTCTTGCATGTCGCAGACAAATAAGGCACTTTTTTCGACAGGAAATCGGCCTAAAAGGAGCTTGTTCATTTTTCTCTGGTAACAAGTAGCGTGGAGCTAAGACTGATTTGCTTTTCAATTCTTCAGGTTTATCAGGTAGAAAATGTGCGGAAGAATCGCCAGGTAGTCGTTCGACAACATGCTATTGCCTCAGTCTAAAGGTGGGACCAATCAAGATAATGTTTGATCGATAATTCCGTTTCTCATCTGAAATGGATCTCACCTGCGTTGTGCGTCGTGATATCAAACTATTAAGCAAGAGAAAATGCAATTTCTCGGATGCAGTTTTAAATCCCTCACAATCCGTCGATATTTACCCAGATTCAGAACTAACAGCTTCCTTCACCATCgctaaaaacaaagaaattggaGTCCAGTGTCAAGCTTGTGATCTTTCAGCCTTGCatgtgagtttttttttccattgtggTTACATGGCATTGTTTAATCAAAATTATATGTAGATAAACACAGACAGCGCTTCTACTGAGAATCGAGGAATTCATCACAAAGAAGGTGGTTGGCCTCGTGATGTTAATCCGCAGGAATCCGATCAAACGGCCCGTTATCGCAAGAAGATCGAGAAGGATGAAGCCTATTCACATGCAGTTCTCCACCTTGGACAGGTTAATGCGTAATCTTATGCAGTAATTTACGAACTagactaaattttttttctttcatagcAAATGGAACACTacattaaacaaaataacgtCTTTAACATCTACGAAGACTATTTTACGGACGCTCCCGATGTGTTAGTCATATTGAAAAATCCATAGAAACTCGTTGTCTTTCGTTAATTATCTTGATTCTTAAACAGACCAACCCCAGATCCGAATCCGCTCAGAACACTTCACCTCCTAAAGGATCCATCACCTACACGACGTGCAGTTACTGGGCTTAGCTGGAGCCCAGATGGAGGAACAAAATTGGCAGCTGCGTATTCAGATCCATTTTGGAAAAATCTTTTTGATCACAAAGACAATGATTCCTACATATGGAATATCGGTACGTGTTTCCCATataatgtattttttaaaaattattctttCCCGTAATTATTGATGTACATTTATTGGGTCGACAGAAAGAGCTGTGCAACCGGAAATTGTACTCCGCAGCATGAGTCAGCTTCGTTCAGTTTCTTTTAATCCGCGTGACCAACACATTTTAGCTGGTGGATCGATCTATGGTGCCGTAGGAATATGGGATGTTCGTAAGAGTCAAGGCCCAGTTGAATGTGTTCCGATCGATGTCGGCCATTCGGAGAGTGTCACATCAATAATCTGGAGTAATTCTAAAGCCGGGGGAGAATTTTTCTCGGCTTCTGGAGATGGACAAGTATTACCTTAAACCCCGAAACGgccaaaaaatttcattctcTAAAAAATATACGATTTAAACCAGGTGCTTTGGTGGGACATGCGGAAACTTAATGCACCAATTGACGCACTTGTACTCGATCCTAGTGCAACTCCTCGTCCCGAAAACGCCCTTTCTGCTTGTTGTCTTGAATACGATCCTTCCATGCCGAACAAATTTCTAGTTGGCACTCGCCAAGGTATCACAATTACATATCTTTTTCATGTGTTATTCGAACTGTGGGAATGATTAAACGTTCCTCTCGCCAGGTATTGTGATGAATTGTAATAGAAGAGCAAGAACAACAGCAGAGAGAATTATGTGTCAATATGAAGCACATTTGGGTCCGGTTCACGCTCTTCATCGCCATCCGCAATTGCCCAAGATTTTTCTGACAGTTGGTGATTGGACTACCAACATTTGGACGGAAGATATTCGTGATTCGCCCATTTTAACTTTAAggtcaattcatttttatcatGTGAATCAATTAATCGAGCTTTTTCTCCGACTTCAGGAATCAAAACGTCCAGTTGTTGGCCGGAGCCTGGAGTTACACGCGACCCTCCGTTATATTTACTGCAGCAACTGACGGTGCTCTTTACCTATGGGATATTTTAGCCCAGCGCATAAATCCTACTTTGTGTTCACAAGTTAGTGAAAGTGTCTTAGTAATACCTTCAAAACAATCCAATTTAACAGATTTTCAACAGGTCAGTGAGTCTCCGCTACTTAGTTTGAGTACTCAAGAACAAGGAAAGATCATGGCTGTCGGTAGCAAAGATGGGCGCTTGTCAGTCATCCAAATCAGCGAAAATTTATCAACGGTCACCAGGAATGATAAAGCTGCGCTCACCTCGGTAAGTTTAACGAGCTACAAGGCGTGATTTTAGACTTGTGTTCTAACTCAATCAATTCACATTTAGTTACTGGAAAGAGAAACTCGAAGGGAAAAGACTTTGGAGCAACGTAGCAAAGATGGAAAGAGTAAACAAGGAGCGAAGGCTTCCATTGTTTTTCATATGGCAGTTGCTTCTGTGGCAGCTGCTACGCAAAGCTCCTTGGTGGTTCAGCAACCACAGTCACCTACATCTCcatcaaagaaaatgtttgagaGCTTGAAAGAGACGCTGCAGGCGCTGCACAGTAAAGAAAACACAAGCAACGGAGAATGTCATGAGGCAACTGGTATCGAACCATCGATTGATATGATGCCAGCGATCGATGGTCAGGGAAGTCAAATCAATTTGTCAGTCTCCCAGCCAATGGAATCCACGGTCGATCAGCATTTGCAGACAGCCGAGGAGGCGTTTTTTGAAACCATGGATCAGGTATAAATTACAATCTTGAAATATGAGTAACAATAATCGAACACCTTGCACAACGCAGGATATCCTGTCCCGTGGAATGGAAGAAAAGCAACAGTCGTAACCTTGTGTCTCTTTCAACGGGAATGATTTGTTTGGATTTTGCTATCATGATTTCTGTATTAATCCCATCATTGTCACATTTAGACTGACATTAGAAACCTGGTAAACACAAGTTTGTTGCTCTCGTTTATTTCAATACAATACTTTTAAATTATACAATGGGTTTAAACGAAAATatgccacaaaaaaaacaaaaagcgcCAATACATCTTGCAAGATACAAAGAGAATTGGCGTTTTGCGATGGCAACCAAATGAATTTCGAATTGTTGCGCCTAAAGAACGTTGGTTTTTATTAACATCAAACTAATAACGGAGAAAACAACTGCTGTTATGAAACTTTTTCCATTGATTCGACGACAACAATTAATATAATTTTAATATGAGAAGCAATCGACATGGAATGGTTATGCAATGATAACCGGAAACATTGACGAGATTGAAAGTAACACCAATTTCGAGTACGTTACCTATTCAAACATCTAGTGTGTTTAAAAAGATTATTCCCACATTAGGCAGACGAAAACTAGGCTAGTTAGAATAAAGAGTTAGATTCAGGAGAATCCACAATAATGGGAAAAACATCAACCAAGAAACGTGGCTCAACGCTTAGTTACGAGAGCCGCCAACTATAGCTAAGATGTATAGGAAGATGTTAATAATGTCCAGGTAAAGATTCAGAGCCGCAAAGATGTACTCCTCAGGAGATATCGAGTACTTATGTTTACCACCAAGCATCAGTTGGGTATCGAAGACCAGATAAACACTGAAAAGAAGTGCGCCCAAAGAAGCGTAAACCAGGTGGATAACCTTTCCTGGGATGCAAATAGCCACAATGCcaaaaatgaacaaaacgATGACGCAGACAAAAAGGATCCCTCCACAAGCAGTAAAATCCCATTTCGTTTGCATGGCAAATAGGGTCAGCGCAAGGCATACGGCCGTGCATATACCGGCAGCAATTAACACATCTTCCGACtgtaagaataaaaatttactttaTAGGTGGCGAATAACATTTACTCGTATATTAATACAACGTACCCTATAGAGGGACGAGACGGCTCCAAGCATGAAACCTTCGCACGCGGTAAAAAGTCCCAGCAAAATTATGTTCAGAGGCCAACGTCGTCGGAAATCGTTGCAACAGGCAAGAACGATTAATAAGACAAAGGTCATGGTAAATGCTATCCACCACATTTCAGGATGTTCTCGAGAATATAACTTGACGTTCGGTTCGTACACGAAAAGGGAGATGAAAGCCACTGTAATGGCTAGCTGAACCATTAGGATCGCGTACACCTTCCTGTGGTAGGAGTCAAGAACGAAGAAAACATAAAGAATGACATTAATGCCATTTACAAATAATAATTCCGTCATACCTCACAAAAGCCATACGGACAGATTTttccgaaaaagaaaaggcggCATCGTCGAGTCCTCCGGATTCGTATCCTGCGCCACCGTACATGTTGCTTGCTGgatttggtggtggtggtggtggttgtGGATTGTGAAGTGGTGGATTTTGATTGTATGGAGGGGGAGGGCCTGCCAtttaggaaaaacaaacaaacatgaTATCAAAATCCAAAGGTAAGCAGTCGCAATCAGTTGTGGGAATGATAAGTGAGGAGGACTAATCACCTTGATCTACCGGGACAGACCAGCCATAGGTTGGCTGTCCAGGCTGAGAGGGGTAAGTTGGGTGATTGGGTTGAGTTGCCATGtttattaaaagaagaaaaaccgtCCCTAAGCAAAATGCATGAAATTAATCATGAGAAAGCCTAGCATGAAGAATAATGTGAGGAGATAAACCATCGAAGGCCACTCCCATTCAACAATGATCATAGATTAAGATTGATTGTAAATATCACTAGCAGATAATGGGTGATAAAAGGCAAAAACAAACGCCAGTAAAACTACGTGGTCATGGCTTCAGATCGTTGCATAGCTAATAATGCTACAAAACAAACATCCGCGACCCTTCTAGAAAGCCCAGTGACATGCAAATGCAACTAAGTAGGCTATAGTATTGATATAAGTAAAATATCATTACTTCTAAGCCACCATATAAAAGCAGTTCAATTTGATGAATCAAACTTACTTCGCAATCGAGAATCAACCCACTCAACTTTTCGATGGGATTACTACAACAACGTATACGCGATACGTCATCCAAAATTCCAAAACAACCAAGAATCAACGATTGGACGATTGCACAAGACGACGCATTCAGCTGCATTGACGTAGGCCTGACACTCAACCCATTTTCATGTCTGCATGTATAAGCGTTACTTCATTAGACCACAAGGTGGCTAACTGGATCATTCTTCGCGTAGTCATGCTGTAAGCCTGTAACTAACAAAGCTTTACGTTACTTACGGTATTTCTACCCAAATAGCTTAGCGTGAAAAAGACACACTCAAATGATTGTTACATGTGGTAATTATTTGCCTCGTACAAAActattggaattttttgtgTAGTATTAAACTAGCACCACCCACCGGTGGTTATTTGTCAAATAGGAAaggaaatattaaaaaaatattaatacaaATGATAAATAAATCATTCCTTCGAACTTATTTTTAACAGATAAACTGGCAATAGAAACTAATTCGCTTATCGCGAGAGGCAGTTACGACTTACGAGTTGTAAATTTACGTTGGAGCCACTTGTTAAACATCCTTATTGCCAGGGCCTTCCTGTTTAACAGGCTTAGAATCAATCATATGTTTGAGTCTGAGTGTCCTTAGTGCAGCCGCCTAGAGAGGATACAGTTGGTAAAATAAATCGTCAACTGCTGAATAGAAAATGGCAAAGAAATCATATGATTTATTGTTTAAATTATTGCTTATCGGGGATTCGGGGGTCGGAAAAACATGTATTCTTTTCAGATTTTCTGACGATGCATTCAACACAACTTTCATTTCTACAATTGGTAAGTCAGTGCTTAATTTTCAATTGACTCTTCCAAGTTCCCAGCCGCACCCCTGTCAAAGATGTTTTCACATGATTGCATTTAACCGTCGTTCCTGTCGTAATTGTAGGTATcgatttcaaaattaaaactattgaacttcaagggaaaaaaattaaactccAAATATGGTATGGCTATATGACTTTATTTAGAGGTCCTTTGCACTTAAGATGTTTTGATTTTAGGGACACTGCTGGTCAAGaacgtttccacacaatcACAACATCTTATTACCGTGGAGCAATGGGAATTATGCTTGTATATGACATAACTAGTATGAAAACATTCGACAATATTGCAAAATGGCTCAGAAATATAGATGAGGTAACATTTTTCATTCCTAGAAAACAAAGACAGATAAAAACAAggcaatgtttttttgtttttttctcattaCCATTTTGTTTGTAGCATGCCAATGAAGATGTGGAGAAAATGATTTTGGGAAACAAGTGTGATGTAGAAGACAAAAGAGCAGTtagtaaagaaaaaggagaaatggtaataataaattacctaaatgtttgatttctttgtaATTTTTCTTATGGGATATGATTTCAGATTGCCAGGGAACATGGAATAAGATTTATGGAAACATCAGCTAAAGCAAATATAAACATAGAGAGTGCTTTTTATGAACTCGCGCAAGCGATTTTGACCAAAACTTGTGGGCGAGAGCAAGCCGAGCCCTTAGATCGCGTTCCACTCGATGGGGGTCGCAGTGATCGGCAATCCAATCGCTGCTGTtaatagatttaaaaataaacacaaaagtTCTTCAATTATTAAGCGCCCAATTAAACGTGGATGTGATCAACGTGGAAGTTCCATGCAATTCGGCCGGTCATTTTTGTAATCAACAaggaaaagaagcaaaaacaatttttaagtTGTTTCTCCTGTTTCGTCAAACGTTCAAAGGATTGTACAATTGAAACTGACGACCGAGTGAAGAAACTTCAAATCCGTCTAACATGTCTTCTTTCACTTGATTAAAATCTAAGTAACAAAGGTTCAAATTTGGCAGTTGGCTTTATTGCTCGACTCAAAATCTAATTTCCATTTTCCAATAATCTTGCCTTGTACCGAACTACTCTTAAATGgtttgtgaaaaaaatttcttcttgtacgaatttacttctatacgtggCTTGCCACgaaaattttttctcatttttctgcATGGGTGACTTCATTGTTCAAATTAAATTGATACAAGAAAAGGCGACCCTTTTCATTGCTGTTGGCCCTGTAACCTGCTGCGCTTAACTACACACATTCTTCACccaaaatttccaatttttttgccgattcTTATTGCTGAAGCTTGTAAATACAGAGCCGTTTTTCGTAATAACCAACAACCCATTCTTTTCTGTCATCTATCGCTATCGACGGTATATAAACTAAGCTAACTTTTCCCTTGAATGCCTATCTCAAACTGGAACGTATTATTTGGAACTTGACGTTTCAGATGAATGCGTCTCCAGTTTAGCAACCTTGTTGAGAACCATATGCAAAGCAAGCATTGCCTTGTCAGCTGTTTTCAAGAGACTTCATTGTGAGAGCTACTTCATATTTCTTAATCTTTTCGGAAACATTCCGATAAAGAATCGACTTCCGCCATATTTTATCTTTATGTAAAGGTTTATCGTAAAAAAGGTTAAGAAGTGCGAAGGAACTAAGTTCGGTTCTCGCTAGTAGTTTCAAAACGATATGCACTTTTCTTATCATCACAATTAGATTTCTGAGCCCAGTTGGAACCGGACTGGATAATTAGCACTTCGTTAATGGTTACTAGATTGTCTTGTTGTACCATAATTATCATAGTGACTTAGAGGCGTATTGAAGGGAACCTTTTTAATGTCTATTTAGTCAGCCATTAACTGTTTTTACCCCCGATACTTTGCACAAAGTTTGGCCTATATTTGCGCCGTCCTGCAATATTTCCAGATATGGGATTTCCATATCACAGAGAAAGAGGGAGGGCTCTCTTTCGGTATTCGTTCACATGTGTCGGGTATCGTTTTACAAAATAGGATACTTCCTTGTTGAAGCTATAGTCACTAACCATGCTCGATAAGCCCGCATCTTGCCCAAAATCAGGTGACATACACAAGATTGAGGTGATTAGAATCATCTTAGAGAAGTAGAAAAACTCATGCTTATCAATAGTTTAACTCTGCAATATTCACTCTTTCagtgttttttcttcagtAGTTTTAACAGTTTTACTTTTTACTCATCCTCATTGCTCAAATCCTCTATCCTCTATGCCATCTATCCTCATTCATTCGGTTCCAACGatggatttgttttctagAATTGACACCGCTGTTTTTGAACCAGACGAAATTCATGAATCCTTACGGAAATTCTTAAAATGCAAATTCATAAGATTCAGTCGTGAACTGGAATTCCGCCCCTCAGAAGCAAACCGGTTGCTCGCTATCTTGTGCATTTGTTTAACTCTGAGTCTGGCAAGGAAAGACAACGAggcgttaattttttaacttGTTTGTTGAGCATTGATTATAGCTTAGGGAGTCTATTAAGATCAGATACTTTTACAGCCATAGATAAAGGTAAGACCTTTGCCCTTTGCGACATAATCTTTGAAAAGACCGTTTATCAAATATAACATTCTAAAACCCCCCTGTCTGTATTTTCAGCTTCATTCTTGGCTTATGCTTTCTTCAGTTCAGTCTCTGAGGATGGCAGCTACCACAACCGGTGCAAGGTATTTCATGTTTTATTCTTCATAATAGGATGATGTAATAGTATATTGAATCCCATTCATACGAAAATTAATTCTTGTTTTCATAGATGGGTGACATGTGCCATGGAAGCCTGTAAGGCTGGTGCAGAATCTGATTCTCGCTTT includes:
- the LOC116918301 gene encoding isochorismatase domain-containing protein 2 → MNKLLLGRFPVEKSALFVCDMQEKFASGIKYFPQIVANSKKLLESAKIMDIPVVYTEQYPKGLGHTVPELNITEYSKDKFEKLQFSMMTPELMNHLKGELKHVNTVVLCGIETHACIRHTAIDLIDQGFNVHVVVDACSSRTMVDRKYALKAIERMGANLTTTESAIFGYAPDAGHPKFRMLRELLLQPSADTGL
- the LOC116918289 gene encoding dynein intermediate chain 3, ciliary, with protein sequence MDLTCVVRRDIKLLSKRKCNFSDAVLNPSQSVDIYPDSELTASFTIAKNKEIGVQCQACDLSALHINTDSASTENRGIHHKEGGWPRDVNPQESDQTARYRKKIEKDEAYSHAVLHLGQQMEHYIKQNNVFNIYEDYFTDAPDVPTPDPNPLRTLHLLKDPSPTRRAVTGLSWSPDGGTKLAAAYSDPFWKNLFDHKDNDSYIWNIERAVQPEIVLRSMSQLRSVSFNPRDQHILAGGSIYGAVGIWDVRKSQGPVECVPIDVGHSESVTSIIWSNSKAGGEFFSASGDGQVLWWDMRKLNAPIDALVLDPSATPRPENALSACCLEYDPSMPNKFLVGTRQGIVMNCNRRARTTAERIMCQYEAHLGPVHALHRHPQLPKIFLTVGDWTTNIWTEDIRDSPILTLRNQNVQLLAGAWSYTRPSVIFTAATDGALYLWDILAQRINPTLCSQVSESPLLSLSTQEQGKIMAVGSKDGRLSVIQISENLSTVTRNDKAALTSLLERETRREKTLEQRSKDGKSKQGAKASIVFHMAVASVAAATQSSLVVQQPQSPTSPSKKMFESLKETLQALHSKENTSNGECHEATGIEPSIDMMPAIDGQGSQINLSVSQPMESTVDQHLQTAEEAFFETMDQDILSRGMEEKQQS
- the LOC116918298 gene encoding protein lifeguard 1 isoform X2 gives rise to the protein MYGGAGYESGGLDDAAFSFSEKSVRMAFVRKVYAILMVQLAITVAFISLFVYEPNVKLYSREHPEMWWIAFTMTFVLLIVLACCNDFRRRWPLNIILLGLFTACEGFMLGAVSSLYRSEDVLIAAGICTAVCLALTLFAMQTKWDFTACGGILFVCVIVLFIFGIVAICIPGKVIHLVYASLGALLFSVYLVFDTQLMLGGKHKYSISPEEYIFAALNLYLDIINIFLYILAIVGGSRN
- the LOC116918298 gene encoding protein lifeguard 1 isoform X1 — translated: MATQPNHPTYPSQPGQPTYGWSVPVDQGPPPPYNQNPPLHNPQPPPPPPNPASNMYGGAGYESGGLDDAAFSFSEKSVRMAFVRKVYAILMVQLAITVAFISLFVYEPNVKLYSREHPEMWWIAFTMTFVLLIVLACCNDFRRRWPLNIILLGLFTACEGFMLGAVSSLYRSEDVLIAAGICTAVCLALTLFAMQTKWDFTACGGILFVCVIVLFIFGIVAICIPGKVIHLVYASLGALLFSVYLVFDTQLMLGGKHKYSISPEEYIFAALNLYLDIINIFLYILAIVGGSRN
- the LOC116918300 gene encoding ras-related protein Rab-10, with product MAKKSYDLLFKLLLIGDSGVGKTCILFRFSDDAFNTTFISTIGIDFKIKTIELQGKKIKLQIWDTAGQERFHTITTSYYRGAMGIMLVYDITSMKTFDNIAKWLRNIDEHANEDVEKMILGNKCDVEDKRAVSKEKGEMIAREHGIRFMETSAKANINIESAFYELAQAILTKTCGREQAEPLDRVPLDGGRSDRQSNRCC